One segment of Pyxidicoccus xibeiensis DNA contains the following:
- a CDS encoding DUF2339 domain-containing protein, whose amino-acid sequence MAVEGDEQELREAIRKLESTVASLEARLTRLETAGASPKTPPAPVVTGAAAPPPPVVPAPERRDLEAHLGTYWLSRVGIVALIIGIAYLITYRFGELGMLARVVAGYVLSAGLGAFGLWLSRRHQLFGRIVFGGGLALAYFVTYALHFLPSVRVIESQALALVLLALLVVAIVVIAHRMQSETVAGIALFLGLHTGMLSEITTFTLFSTTLLACGALFFLVRNRWVVVPLSSLVAVYSTHIVWALRDDGVAPGAPDQERLLLSLAFVVLYFLLFSVALLARPRELSPRACLAFALLNWVGLAVLGGYEVARWNDDHLFGFFVALALAQAGCAAVAHLRHAPGPLFHAYLALTAITLGVAMPAEHQDSRLVVAWTVTGLGTGLSARAADSPVLRWVGVLILFTALGTSLALGSGLVPQLAALFAIFVFVERASRASWPRHTPPVPRRDDTAFQVASAAGAGLALVGVVGELMPQGLVTLGWVVAAFGLFALGFAVRERWYRLAALAVLGLALVRLLLVDLANLPADQRVLTFILLGVMLLVVSYTYTRLRGRQG is encoded by the coding sequence ATGGCGGTCGAAGGTGACGAGCAGGAGCTGCGCGAGGCCATCCGCAAGCTGGAGTCGACCGTGGCGTCGCTGGAGGCGCGGCTGACCCGGCTGGAGACCGCCGGTGCCAGTCCGAAAACCCCGCCGGCTCCAGTCGTGACGGGCGCCGCCGCGCCCCCGCCACCGGTCGTGCCCGCGCCGGAGCGCAGGGACCTGGAAGCGCACCTGGGCACCTACTGGCTGAGCCGGGTGGGCATCGTCGCCCTCATCATCGGCATCGCGTATCTGATTACGTACCGCTTCGGTGAGCTGGGAATGCTGGCGCGCGTGGTCGCCGGCTACGTGCTGAGCGCGGGCCTGGGCGCCTTCGGCCTCTGGCTGTCGCGGCGGCACCAGCTCTTCGGGCGCATCGTGTTCGGCGGTGGGCTGGCGCTCGCGTACTTCGTCACCTACGCGCTGCACTTCCTGCCCTCGGTGCGGGTCATCGAGAGTCAGGCGCTCGCGCTGGTGCTGCTCGCGCTGCTGGTGGTGGCCATCGTCGTCATCGCGCACCGCATGCAGTCGGAGACGGTGGCCGGCATCGCGCTCTTCCTCGGGCTGCACACGGGGATGCTCAGTGAAATCACCACCTTCACGCTGTTCTCCACCACGCTGCTGGCGTGCGGCGCCCTCTTCTTCCTGGTGCGCAACCGCTGGGTCGTCGTGCCGCTGTCCAGCCTCGTGGCGGTGTACTCGACGCACATCGTCTGGGCGCTGCGCGACGACGGCGTGGCGCCCGGAGCGCCGGACCAGGAGCGGCTGCTGCTGAGCCTGGCCTTCGTCGTCCTCTACTTCCTGCTGTTCTCCGTGGCCCTGCTGGCCCGCCCCCGCGAGCTGTCCCCGCGCGCGTGCCTCGCGTTCGCGCTGCTCAACTGGGTGGGGCTGGCGGTGCTCGGCGGGTATGAGGTGGCGCGGTGGAACGATGACCACCTCTTCGGCTTCTTCGTGGCGCTGGCGCTCGCGCAGGCGGGCTGCGCGGCGGTGGCCCACCTGAGGCACGCGCCCGGCCCCCTCTTCCACGCGTACCTCGCGCTCACCGCCATCACCCTCGGCGTGGCCATGCCCGCGGAGCACCAGGACTCGCGGCTGGTCGTCGCGTGGACGGTGACGGGCCTGGGCACCGGGCTGAGCGCGCGCGCCGCGGACTCTCCGGTGCTGCGGTGGGTGGGCGTGCTCATCCTCTTCACCGCGCTGGGCACCAGCCTGGCGCTGGGCTCCGGCCTCGTCCCGCAGCTCGCGGCGCTCTTCGCCATCTTCGTCTTCGTGGAGCGCGCCAGCCGCGCGAGCTGGCCGCGCCACACGCCGCCCGTGCCGCGCCGGGATGACACCGCCTTCCAGGTGGCCAGCGCGGCGGGCGCGGGGCTGGCGCTCGTGGGAGTGGTGGGCGAGCTGATGCCCCAGGGGCTCGTCACCCTGGGCTGGGTGGTGGCCGCCTTCGGCCTCTTCGCCCTGGGCTTCGCCGTGCGCGAGCGCTGGTACCGGCTGGCGGCCCTGGCCGTCCTCGGGCTCGCGCTGGTGCGCCTGCTGCTGGTGGACCTGGCCAACCTCCCGGCCGACCAGCGCGTCCTCACCTTCATCCTGCTCGGGGTGATGCTGCTCGTCGTCTCCTATACGTACACCCGGCTGCGCGGCCGCCAGGGCTGA
- a CDS encoding serine/threonine protein kinase: MRAPSSARTTWTTSCATCSPPWSDAGTMANADTPGATCATCGALLSGGVLGGACPRCLLSGALGGACPPRSHSLNALLPPAASKLPVRFGEYELLERIARGGMGVVYKARHLRLQRVVALKMIVDGELASELEVHRFHAEAEAAALLDHPNIVPIYEVGEHEGHHYFTMRLMEGGSLADHMARLRSTPREAAALMAAVARAVHHGHQRGILHRDLKPPNILLDTEGRPHVSDFGVAKRIEKDGLTQTGTVVGTPAYMAPEQAAGHVRGLTVSADVYSLGAVLYELLSGRPPFEGDTAAHVLQQVLEAEPVALRTVAPGVDPDLETLCHKCLEKQPARRYASAEELARELERYARGESILARRLGRAARTWRWFRRHPLLAGTLAVVAWLLVTMAAGALHVALGQLQARRAEVLAANTHAALTAAGAVLYQLDTYRAAVGWAARDAAVIDGLHRNDTEALHQYLQRVDTDATQHHGLRLRDGGSPFSVWLVLDREGVVRGRWPRSDEHVLGQSHAWRDYFQGAVGLARKGSSAAYVSRAFQSVVNGQHLYAVSAPVYDGEHAWVGVLVAMSTTGPTLGRLQLDAPGEEGARVVLVAPADAPRGGTTAFQQSEFMVVVHPDLRPGATRVLDAGTKAHVRQVLHRAPRPGPEHPQFPQREQVVSSEAHTDPLRPDEGPWLAAFAPVGSTDYVAIVQTRDAAVFAPTRTLLGQLALWSGLPALAGGGLIVLFLWLLQRRARARH, encoded by the coding sequence TTGCGCGCACCGTCGAGCGCGAGGACGACGTGGACGACGAGCTGCGCCACCTGCTCGCCGCCCTGGAGTGACGCGGGCACCATGGCCAACGCGGATACACCGGGCGCCACGTGCGCGACATGTGGAGCGCTCCTGTCGGGCGGGGTGCTGGGCGGCGCGTGCCCCCGGTGCCTGCTGTCCGGTGCGCTGGGCGGCGCGTGCCCCCCGCGGAGCCACTCGCTGAACGCGCTGCTGCCCCCGGCCGCGTCGAAGCTGCCGGTGCGCTTCGGCGAGTACGAGCTGCTGGAGCGCATCGCCCGGGGCGGCATGGGGGTCGTCTACAAGGCCCGCCACCTGCGGCTCCAGCGCGTGGTGGCGCTGAAGATGATTGTCGACGGTGAGCTGGCCAGCGAGCTGGAGGTCCACCGCTTCCACGCCGAGGCCGAGGCCGCCGCGCTGCTGGACCACCCGAACATCGTCCCCATCTACGAGGTGGGCGAGCACGAGGGCCACCACTACTTCACCATGCGGCTCATGGAGGGCGGCAGCCTCGCCGACCACATGGCGCGGCTGCGGAGCACGCCTCGCGAGGCCGCGGCGCTGATGGCGGCGGTGGCCCGCGCCGTCCACCATGGCCACCAGCGCGGCATCCTCCACCGCGACCTGAAGCCGCCCAACATCCTGCTCGACACGGAGGGCCGCCCCCACGTCAGCGACTTCGGCGTGGCGAAGCGCATCGAGAAGGACGGCCTCACCCAGACGGGCACGGTGGTGGGCACGCCCGCGTACATGGCGCCGGAGCAGGCCGCCGGCCACGTGCGCGGCCTCACCGTCTCCGCGGACGTCTACAGCCTGGGCGCCGTCCTCTACGAGCTGCTCTCCGGACGGCCGCCCTTCGAGGGAGACACGGCGGCGCACGTCCTCCAGCAGGTGCTGGAGGCGGAGCCCGTGGCCCTGCGCACCGTGGCGCCGGGCGTGGACCCGGACCTGGAGACGCTCTGTCACAAGTGCCTGGAGAAGCAGCCGGCGCGGCGCTACGCCTCCGCCGAGGAGCTGGCGCGCGAGCTGGAGCGCTATGCGCGCGGAGAGTCCATCCTCGCGCGGCGCCTGGGCCGGGCCGCGCGCACGTGGCGCTGGTTCCGACGGCATCCGCTGCTCGCGGGGACGCTCGCGGTAGTGGCGTGGCTGCTCGTCACCATGGCGGCGGGCGCACTCCATGTCGCGCTCGGGCAGCTCCAGGCGCGGCGCGCGGAGGTGCTGGCAGCCAACACCCATGCCGCGCTGACGGCGGCGGGGGCGGTGCTCTACCAGCTCGACACGTACCGCGCCGCCGTGGGCTGGGCGGCCCGCGACGCGGCGGTCATCGACGGGCTCCACCGGAACGACACCGAGGCGCTGCACCAGTACCTCCAGCGCGTGGACACCGATGCCACGCAGCACCACGGCCTGCGCCTGCGTGACGGCGGCTCGCCCTTCTCCGTGTGGCTGGTGCTGGACAGGGAGGGCGTCGTCCGGGGGCGCTGGCCGCGCTCGGACGAGCACGTGCTGGGGCAGAGCCATGCGTGGCGCGACTACTTCCAGGGCGCGGTGGGCCTCGCCCGCAAGGGCAGCAGCGCGGCCTACGTGTCACGCGCCTTCCAGTCGGTCGTCAACGGCCAGCACCTGTACGCCGTCTCGGCGCCCGTCTACGACGGCGAGCACGCATGGGTCGGCGTGCTGGTGGCCATGTCCACCACCGGGCCGACGTTGGGGCGGCTGCAGCTGGATGCGCCCGGTGAGGAGGGCGCGCGGGTGGTGCTGGTGGCCCCGGCGGATGCGCCGCGAGGCGGCACCACGGCCTTCCAGCAGAGCGAGTTCATGGTGGTGGTCCACCCGGACCTCCGGCCCGGAGCGACGCGCGTGCTCGACGCCGGGACGAAGGCGCACGTCCGGCAGGTGCTCCACCGCGCGCCACGGCCGGGGCCGGAGCACCCGCAGTTCCCCCAGCGCGAGCAGGTGGTGAGCAGCGAGGCCCATACCGACCCGCTGCGCCCGGACGAGGGCCCCTGGCTCGCGGCCTTCGCCCCCGTGGGCAGCACGGACTACGTCGCCATCGTCCAGACGCGCGATGCGGCCGTCTTCGCGCCGACCCGGACGCTGCTCGGCCAGCTGGCCCTGTGGAGCGGGCTCCCTGCCCTGGCGGGCGGCGGCCTGATTGTCCTCTTCCTCTGGCTCCTCCAGAGACGGGCACGCGCCCGCCATTGA
- a CDS encoding ACT domain-containing protein, whose protein sequence is MPGETNLDVLLRSMRPVLKEGEYVFCTLPHPASPDLGALAPVGLFHEDEGLTLILRRERADGAGLPYSGTFRLLTLSVHSSLDAVGFIAAVSTRLAAHGIGVNPVAAYHHDHLFIPAARAPEALALLESFTR, encoded by the coding sequence ATGCCCGGCGAGACGAACCTCGACGTGCTGCTGCGCTCCATGCGGCCGGTGCTGAAGGAGGGCGAGTACGTCTTCTGCACCCTCCCCCATCCGGCCTCGCCGGACCTGGGCGCGCTGGCGCCCGTGGGCCTCTTCCATGAGGACGAGGGGCTGACGCTCATCCTCCGCCGCGAGCGAGCGGACGGCGCGGGCCTGCCGTACTCCGGCACCTTCCGCCTGCTGACGCTGTCGGTGCACTCCAGCCTGGACGCGGTGGGCTTCATCGCCGCCGTGTCCACGCGGCTGGCCGCGCACGGCATCGGCGTGAATCCGGTGGCCGCGTACCACCACGACCACCTCTTCATCCCCGCCGCCAGGGCCCCGGAGGCCCTGGCCCTGCTGGAGTCCTTCACGCGCTGA
- a CDS encoding MGMT family protein: MSTPPRDEREYFERIYTAVEQVPPGQVATYGDIATIVGDGCDARIVGHALGALGARSATVPWQRVINRNGGISTSGYGQREALAAEGVTFDERGHVRMDAHHWQGPSEQWARAHGFQTLPARPGSVPDAQLRLF, from the coding sequence ATGTCGACACCGCCGCGCGACGAGCGCGAGTACTTCGAGCGCATCTACACCGCCGTCGAGCAGGTGCCCCCCGGGCAGGTGGCCACCTACGGCGACATCGCGACCATCGTCGGGGACGGCTGTGATGCCCGCATCGTGGGCCATGCCCTGGGTGCCCTCGGCGCCCGCTCGGCCACCGTGCCGTGGCAGCGGGTCATCAACCGCAACGGCGGCATCAGCACGTCGGGGTATGGCCAGCGCGAGGCGCTCGCCGCGGAGGGAGTCACCTTCGACGAGCGCGGCCACGTGCGGATGGACGCGCACCACTGGCAGGGGCCGAGCGAGCAGTGGGCGCGCGCCCATGGCTTCCAGACGCTGCCCGCGCGCCCGGGGAGCGTGCCCGACGCGCAGCTGCGTCTCTTCTGA
- the greA gene encoding transcription elongation factor GreA produces the protein MSSGSDNIPMTPSGLRKLKEELKHLQSVERGKISREIEVARAHGDLRENAEYHAAKEKQSHIEGRILDLNDWIARAEVIDVSKLGGDKVVFGATVDLMDTETEKPVTYRLVGELEADLKKRWIAVTSPVARALIGKKVGDIATVQSPGGTKELEIQQIRFEDPQGDTPAGES, from the coding sequence ATGAGCAGCGGGAGCGACAACATCCCGATGACCCCGTCCGGACTGCGGAAGTTGAAGGAGGAGCTGAAGCACCTCCAGTCCGTCGAGCGTGGGAAGATCTCGCGAGAAATCGAGGTCGCCCGTGCCCATGGGGACCTGCGCGAAAACGCCGAGTATCACGCGGCCAAGGAGAAGCAGTCGCACATCGAGGGCCGCATCCTGGACCTCAACGACTGGATTGCCCGCGCGGAGGTCATCGACGTCAGCAAGCTGGGCGGCGACAAGGTCGTCTTCGGTGCGACCGTGGACCTGATGGACACGGAGACGGAGAAGCCGGTGACCTACCGGCTCGTCGGCGAGCTGGAGGCTGACCTGAAGAAGCGGTGGATTGCCGTCACTTCGCCCGTGGCGCGGGCGCTCATCGGCAAGAAGGTCGGTGACATCGCCACGGTGCAGAGCCCCGGCGGCACGAAGGAGCTGGAGATTCAGCAGATCCGCTTCGAGGATCCGCAGGGCGACACGCCGGCCGGCGAGAGCTGA
- a CDS encoding RNA polymerase sigma factor: protein MAPPEKPQKFATTRWSLIAAAGGGASAPDALATLCELYWHPCYAFIRRRGYAADPAYDLTQGFFVRLLEKNDLATVDRERGRFRSWLLAALKHHLANDWHREQTQKRGGGAVHLSIDGAEAESEYGRFEPSHDVTPEKLFERRWALALLERALETLRAEYARLGKADLFEQLGGSLTGDRDVASYQAIATELGMTESNVKVSAHRLRNRYRALIQEEIARTVEREDDVDDELRHLLAALE from the coding sequence GTGGCGCCTCCGGAAAAGCCCCAGAAGTTCGCCACCACCCGGTGGAGTCTCATCGCCGCGGCGGGCGGTGGCGCCAGCGCGCCCGATGCGCTGGCGACCCTGTGCGAGCTGTACTGGCATCCCTGCTATGCCTTCATCCGGCGCAGGGGGTACGCCGCCGACCCGGCGTATGACCTGACACAGGGCTTCTTCGTCCGGCTCCTGGAGAAGAACGACCTGGCCACCGTGGACCGCGAGCGCGGGCGCTTCCGCTCGTGGCTGCTGGCGGCGCTGAAGCACCACCTGGCCAATGACTGGCACCGCGAGCAGACCCAGAAGCGTGGCGGCGGCGCCGTGCACCTCTCCATCGACGGCGCCGAGGCGGAGAGCGAGTACGGCCGGTTCGAGCCGTCGCACGACGTGACGCCCGAGAAGCTGTTCGAGCGGCGCTGGGCGCTCGCCCTGCTGGAGCGCGCCCTGGAGACGCTGCGCGCCGAGTATGCCCGGCTGGGCAAGGCGGACCTGTTCGAGCAGCTCGGCGGGAGCCTCACCGGGGACAGGGACGTGGCCTCGTACCAGGCCATCGCCACGGAGCTGGGCATGACGGAGAGCAACGTGAAGGTCTCCGCCCACCGGCTGCGCAACCGCTACCGCGCGCTCATCCAGGAGGAGATTGCGCGCACCGTCGAGCGCGAGGACGACGTGGACGACGAGCTGCGCCACCTGCTCGCCGCCCTGGAGTGA
- a CDS encoding M15 family metallopeptidase gives MPLAYLRWGVLILVCLIAPIAFAGGTKVRRAKPKSAKLVRLKGGELLHRDAATAFQRMTVEARADGLSLRVTSGYRSRREQRWLYERYRRGLGPQAARPGRSNHQRGLAVDLVVGDVTSPTYDWLASHACRFGFRRTVPSEPWHWEYRPRITVPPLPGQDCLGRIVAPELVPPPVAETDRS, from the coding sequence ATGCCGCTCGCGTATCTCCGCTGGGGTGTCCTCATCCTCGTGTGTCTGATCGCGCCCATCGCCTTCGCCGGAGGGACCAAGGTCCGCCGGGCGAAGCCGAAGAGCGCGAAGCTCGTGCGCCTCAAGGGTGGCGAGCTGCTCCACCGTGACGCGGCCACCGCGTTCCAGCGGATGACGGTGGAGGCCCGCGCGGATGGCTTGTCGCTGCGGGTCACCAGCGGCTACCGCTCGCGCCGGGAGCAGCGCTGGCTGTACGAGCGCTACCGCAGGGGCCTGGGCCCGCAGGCGGCGCGGCCGGGGCGATCCAACCACCAGCGGGGCCTCGCGGTGGACCTCGTCGTCGGGGACGTCACGTCGCCCACCTACGACTGGCTCGCCTCCCATGCGTGCCGCTTCGGCTTCCGGCGCACGGTGCCTTCCGAGCCGTGGCACTGGGAGTACCGCCCGCGCATCACCGTTCCGCCCCTCCCCGGGCAGGACTGCCTGGGCCGCATCGTGGCCCCGGAGCTCGTGCCTCCGCCCGTCGCGGAGACGGACCGGAGCTGA
- a CDS encoding FHA domain-containing protein, which yields MLSVQELRSLAAALPLETFQRQLGPFALIQRPPSEASAAVLAPTRMAAPEDIEQGMLTLLFEFEHLRVATLPPLLATDRLRIGRRMDCDLVVDDASVSKMHAELRWNGAEQRCTVQDLGSTNGTFLNAQTLGGREVVLRDGDILSFGNVQFWYLLTGTLHERLRAGEATGLGSRSG from the coding sequence GTGCTGTCCGTCCAGGAGTTGCGCAGTCTCGCCGCCGCCCTCCCCCTCGAAACCTTCCAGCGTCAGCTCGGGCCCTTCGCGCTCATCCAGCGCCCTCCGTCCGAGGCATCCGCCGCCGTGCTCGCCCCCACCCGCATGGCCGCGCCGGAGGACATCGAGCAGGGAATGCTCACCCTGCTGTTCGAATTCGAACACCTGCGCGTGGCCACGCTGCCGCCGCTGCTCGCCACGGACCGCCTGCGCATCGGCCGGCGCATGGACTGCGACCTGGTCGTCGACGACGCGTCCGTCTCCAAGATGCACGCGGAGCTGCGCTGGAACGGGGCCGAGCAGCGCTGCACGGTGCAGGACCTGGGCTCCACCAACGGCACCTTCCTCAACGCCCAGACGCTGGGCGGTCGCGAGGTGGTGCTGCGCGACGGGGACATCCTCAGCTTCGGCAACGTGCAGTTCTGGTACCTGCTGACCGGGACGCTGCACGAGCGGCTGCGCGCGGGCGAGGCCACCGGCCTGGGCTCGCGCAGCGGCTGA
- a CDS encoding TIGR04222 domain-containing membrane protein codes for MNPLDWSGPEFLMLSFLLMPATLALAALLRWWMRVPGETPGQERPRRSPGPYEAAALRGRQAVVDAALASLAHQGLIRMQVDQLVAVDKVPFNAPLIERIVHGAVAEGVVRSEALVERAEPAIQQLRRSLLERGWLVDDAWSLRIIWLPMLPFLSVLLMCVAKLAVGLERDKPVGFLILLCIFGIVAFVMGLKAPWRSRRGDAALHQLLLEQEPLKQTARSATSASSLSTGDTALAVGLFGMSAVGYSEFALMRNHLQASGYSSSSGSSMDGSSGGDSGGDSGGDSGGGDGGGGGGCGGCGGGGGD; via the coding sequence ATGAACCCACTCGACTGGTCGGGCCCCGAGTTCCTGATGCTGTCCTTCCTGCTGATGCCGGCGACCCTCGCGCTGGCCGCCCTGCTGCGGTGGTGGATGCGAGTGCCGGGCGAGACTCCCGGGCAGGAGCGCCCCAGGCGGTCCCCGGGGCCCTACGAGGCCGCCGCGCTCCGCGGCAGGCAGGCCGTGGTCGACGCGGCCCTCGCGTCGCTCGCGCACCAGGGCCTCATCCGGATGCAGGTGGACCAGCTCGTCGCGGTCGACAAGGTGCCCTTCAACGCTCCGCTCATCGAGCGCATCGTCCATGGCGCGGTCGCCGAGGGCGTGGTCCGCAGCGAGGCGCTGGTGGAGCGGGCGGAGCCCGCCATCCAGCAGCTTCGCCGCTCACTGCTGGAGCGCGGCTGGCTGGTGGATGACGCCTGGAGCCTGAGGATCATCTGGCTTCCGATGCTCCCCTTCCTGTCCGTGCTCCTGATGTGCGTCGCGAAGCTGGCGGTGGGCCTGGAGCGGGACAAGCCGGTGGGCTTCCTCATCCTCCTCTGCATCTTCGGCATTGTCGCCTTCGTCATGGGCCTCAAGGCCCCGTGGCGCAGCCGCCGGGGCGACGCGGCGCTCCACCAGCTTCTCCTGGAGCAGGAGCCGCTCAAGCAGACGGCCCGGAGCGCGACGTCCGCCTCCTCGCTGAGCACCGGGGACACCGCCCTCGCGGTGGGGCTCTTCGGCATGAGCGCGGTGGGCTACTCCGAGTTCGCGCTGATGCGAAACCACCTGCAGGCCTCCGGCTACAGCAGCTCCTCGGGCTCCTCGATGGACGGAAGCAGCGGTGGGGACAGCGGGGGCGACAGCGGGGGTGACAGCGGAGGCGGCGATGGGGGCGGCGGTGGTGGCTGCGGCGGCTGCGGCGGCGGAGGAGGAGACTGA